The Mycolicibacterium mageritense genome contains a region encoding:
- a CDS encoding glycosyltransferase: MSDIPSGALDAGESRAVSLLARVILPRPGEPLDVRKLYLDEDPTNARRAHAPSRTTLEVGAESGISFATYFNAFPASYWRRWSTLESVVLRVELTGTARVDVYRSKATGARITVGGAPVSSGDSDEPASVEFEIDLTPFEDGGWIWFDITTDTKVTVHSAGWYAPTEAPGRADIAVGIPTFNRPADCVNALAALTSDPLVDKVISAVIVSDQGTNKARNHPGFAAAAAGLGDRLTIHNQPNLGGSGGYSRVMYEALKNTDCEQILFMDDDIRIEPDSILRALAMNRFAKEPTLVGGQMLNLQEPSHLHIMGEVVDRSNFMWTAAPNAEYDHDFAKFALDDVDAERSRLLHRRIDVDFNGWWMCMIPRQVAEELGQPLPLFIKWDDCEYGLRAAEHGYRTVTLPGAAIWHMAWSDKDDAIDWQAYFHLRNRLVIAAIHWDGDIRGLLASHLKATFKHLLCLEYSTVAIQNQAMEDFLAGPDHIFSILESALPDIRKMRSEYPDAVVLPGATALPPPSDLKRKKVRIPVSKAAILFRLSRGVATQLRKHDPETHVRPQINVATQDARWFSLCMVDGVTVTTADGRGVVYRQRDRAKMFALLRASLRQQARIARQFNKMRKVYRDALPRLTSTQSWEKVLLTESVEKI, translated from the coding sequence ATGAGTGACATCCCTTCCGGCGCACTGGATGCCGGTGAATCCAGGGCGGTCAGTCTGCTGGCCCGCGTGATCCTGCCGCGACCGGGTGAGCCGCTGGACGTCCGCAAGCTCTATCTCGACGAAGATCCGACCAACGCGCGTCGGGCGCACGCCCCTTCGCGCACGACGCTCGAGGTGGGCGCCGAATCCGGGATATCGTTCGCGACCTACTTCAACGCGTTCCCGGCCAGCTACTGGCGCCGGTGGTCGACGCTGGAGTCCGTGGTGCTGCGGGTCGAGCTGACCGGCACCGCACGCGTCGACGTCTACCGGTCCAAGGCCACCGGCGCCCGCATCACCGTCGGTGGCGCACCCGTGTCCAGCGGCGACTCCGACGAACCCGCGAGCGTCGAGTTCGAGATCGACCTGACACCGTTCGAGGACGGCGGCTGGATCTGGTTCGACATCACCACCGACACCAAGGTCACGGTGCACAGCGCAGGCTGGTACGCGCCGACGGAAGCGCCGGGGCGCGCCGACATCGCGGTGGGCATCCCGACGTTCAACCGGCCCGCCGACTGTGTCAACGCCCTGGCCGCGCTCACGTCGGATCCGTTGGTCGACAAGGTGATCAGCGCCGTCATCGTGTCCGACCAGGGCACCAACAAGGCCAGAAACCACCCCGGGTTCGCCGCCGCGGCAGCGGGTCTGGGCGACCGTCTGACGATTCACAACCAGCCGAACCTCGGTGGCTCTGGCGGATACAGCCGGGTCATGTACGAGGCGCTCAAGAACACCGACTGTGAACAGATCCTGTTCATGGACGACGACATCCGCATCGAGCCCGACTCGATCCTGCGGGCACTGGCGATGAACCGGTTCGCCAAGGAGCCGACCCTGGTCGGTGGGCAGATGCTCAACCTGCAGGAGCCGTCGCACCTGCACATCATGGGTGAGGTCGTCGACCGGTCGAACTTCATGTGGACCGCGGCGCCCAATGCCGAATACGACCACGACTTCGCCAAGTTCGCGCTCGACGACGTCGATGCCGAACGCAGCAGGCTTCTGCACCGCCGCATCGACGTCGACTTCAACGGCTGGTGGATGTGCATGATCCCGCGGCAGGTCGCCGAGGAGCTCGGCCAGCCGCTGCCGTTGTTCATCAAGTGGGACGACTGCGAATACGGCCTGCGCGCAGCCGAACACGGCTACCGCACCGTCACGCTGCCCGGCGCCGCGATCTGGCACATGGCCTGGAGCGACAAGGACGACGCGATCGACTGGCAGGCGTACTTCCACCTGCGCAACCGGTTGGTGATCGCCGCGATCCACTGGGACGGCGACATCCGCGGGCTGCTGGCCAGCCACCTCAAGGCCACCTTCAAACATCTTCTGTGCCTTGAGTATTCGACCGTGGCCATCCAGAACCAGGCCATGGAGGACTTCCTGGCCGGCCCGGACCACATCTTCTCGATCCTGGAGTCGGCGCTGCCCGACATCCGCAAGATGCGCTCCGAGTACCCCGACGCCGTCGTGCTGCCCGGCGCCACCGCGCTGCCGCCGCCGTCTGACCTCAAGCGCAAGAAGGTCCGCATTCCGGTGTCCAAGGCCGCCATCCTGTTCCGGCTGTCCCGCGGCGTGGCCACCCAGCTGCGCAAGCACGATCCCGAAACGCATGTCCGGCCGCAGATCAACGTCGCGACGCAGGACGCGCGGTGGTTCTCGCTGTGCATGGTCGACGGTGTCACCGTCACCACGGCCGACGGCCGCGGCGTGGTGTACCGGCAGCGGGATCGCGCGAAAATGTTTGCGCTGCTGCGTGCTTCGCTGCGCCAGCAGGCCCGGATCGCGCGCCAGTTCAACAAGATGCGCAAGGTCTACCGCGACGCGTTGCCGAGACTGACCAGCACCCAGAGCTGGGAAAAGGTGCTGCTCACCGAGTCGGTGGAGAAAATCTGA